A single Crateriforma conspicua DNA region contains:
- a CDS encoding transposase has protein sequence MHLRFAIDVLLVSQTVRGAQSILRTSWVETWHILEKAVARGKARKTREPMLRIGIDEKTFRKGQNYITLIYDLDRSTVEAISDGNDTESGNACLSSAFSAATRVGRDHRDG, from the coding sequence TTGCATTTACGATTCGCGATTGATGTCCTCTTGGTAAGCCAGACTGTCAGGGGCGCACAGAGCATCCTGCGAACGAGTTGGGTCGAAACCTGGCACATCCTTGAAAAGGCGGTCGCCCGTGGCAAGGCACGTAAGACTCGAGAGCCGATGCTTCGAATCGGGATCGACGAGAAGACATTCCGCAAAGGGCAGAACTACATCACACTGATCTACGATCTCGACCGCAGCACCGTCGAGGCAATCTCCGACGGAAATGACACCGAGAGTGGCAACGCCTGCCTTTCCTCAGCTTTCTCCGCGGCAACGCGAGTCGGTAGAGACCATCGCGATGGATAG
- a CDS encoding transposase family protein: MRKWGHSTTFECPECGKPCAVYDRTGRRRWRHLDTMQFWTIRHAQPPRVK, encoded by the coding sequence ATCAGGAAATGGGGGCATTCCACTACCTTTGAGTGCCCCGAATGCGGAAAGCCGTGTGCAGTTTATGACCGCACCGGCAGGCGTCGTTGGAGACATCTGGACACAATGCAATTTTGGACAATCCGGCACGCCCAACCTCCTCGCGTGAAATAA